The sequence CTCATCTTCGTGATCGCCGCGATCAATTTCGGCACCTACGATCCATTCTTCAAGACGCTGATCGCGCCGATGTTCGGCGTCAGTCCGGACCACCTGACCTGGTGGCATCAAACGGCGTTCATCGCGCTCATCACGATCTCGCAGGCCATCCTGAACGCACGCGGCATCAGGATTGCGAGCAAGATCACCGACCTGTCGGGCTACCTCATTTTCGTGGTGACGATTGCGCTGGTTGTCTCGCTGCTCTACTACTCGCCGGTCGCATTCGATCCGCACCGGCTGGTCACCTTCACCAATTTCACCGGCGTCGACGGCGGTGCGTGGCCGAAACAGGCCACGCCGCTCGCGTTCCTGTCCGGCCTGCTGCTGGTGACCTACACCATCACCGGTTTCGACGCTTCCGCGCACACGTCGGAAGAGACGCACGATGCGGCCAGGAACGTGCCGCGCGGCATCATCGGGTCGGTGTTCTGGTCCGCGGTCTTCGGCTACGTGATGGTGTGCGCGTTCGTACTGGTGATGCCCGACCTGACCGCCGGCATGAAACAGGGCACCGGCTTTTTCGAAGCGATACTCGCGCCGATTCCGAAGACCTTGCGCGTCTGCCTCGAACTCGCGATGTTCTTCATCAACTACGTGTGCGGGCTCGCCGCGATCATGTCGACGTCGCGGATGGTGTATGCGTTTGCGCGCGACGGCGGGCTGCCGGCCTCGAAGCTGCTGCGCAGCGTGAATCACGCGCACCGGACGCCCGGGCCCGCGATCTGGACGTGTGCGGTGCTCGCGATCGTCGTCACGTTGTACGGCGACGCGTTCTCGGTACTGAGTGCCGGCAGCGCCGTGTTCCTGTTCATCTCGTATGCAATGCCGATCGGCTCCGGGATGCTGGCCGAAGGCCGCACGTGGACTGAAAAGGGTCCGTTTCAACTGGGCATCTGGTCCAAACCGTGCGCGTTGCTCGCGCTGGTAGGCGCCTGTGTGCTGGCCTATGTCGGCATCCAGCCGCCGAATGAAAAGGTGCTCTACGTGCTGGTCGGCTTCGTGGCGGCGCTCATGGTGATCTGGTATGGCTTCGGGGTGCGCAACACCTTCGCGGGTCCGCCGGTGCTGAAGGACACGCGAAATCTCGACCGCATCCGCGAACTCGAGGCGAACGTCGACCCGTCCGTCTGAAGCGCTGTTGATACAGGCTGAAACCGCCGACTCGCAGGTGTCATGCCGGTGATCTTCGCGAGGGTCGCGTTGCCGATCACTACGGTCCTCGTGTGCGACCAGGGTACCGACCACGCGGCTGCCGATGATCCAGGCGGCCGCGCCGGTTCGTCACGCCGCCCCTATTGCCCGCCGCCGTAGAACTGATCGAGCCGATCGAGCTCGCCCGACTTCCGCGCACGAATCAGTTCCTCCTTCACCTGTGCGCGCGTGATCGCTGCGGGGCCGCCCGCCTGTGACCCAGCACTGGGCATGGAGCCCACTGCGGTGGCGCTGATCGCTGCATCCGAGGGCGTGCCGGGGCCCTCGTCGGCTCCGCCGGCCGCCCGAGCAAGCCCGGCCGCACCCAGCATGCAAACGGCGACCAGCGCCGCCTTATACATCGTCTTCATCGTGGCACCTCATATGAAAAGATATTGCAACTCATATGGCGGGGACGGAGCCGATGTCCGGCCGTCCGCGCGATTCGACACACCTCGCCGATGCGACAACATCGACCGTGACGGCATGCACCGCTCCTCGCGAATCGCGAGCATTCTGCTGCGTCACTCCAGTCATCGGCCGGCTTCACACGTTCGAGTTTCCATGCGACCTTCGCGTCCTCCAGTGACGTCCCCCGGGCCAGCGCATTCGCATGTGAATGCGCAATATTGCCTCGCAGCAGCCTCGCGCATGCGCTTGCCTGCGCATCGTGCCGCAACGCGGATCGAACATTCCTGCAGCACGCACCCGCCATTGGGCGGATCTCGCGCTTCGAGCCACCGCGCACCGGGCGGGGCAACCAGCAGGAATGGATCAATGATAGAAATCAGCCTGCCGGTTTAACGCCCCCTGACGAGGGGGCAATTGTGGAATTCGTCGACTTGCCGACCTAAACTGGACACCGTATGCGCAAGGCTCAGGCGGCCCGCGTTGCGACGCAGTCGCGCGCAAGCCCGTCGTAGCTCAAGGGGCGCACCATGTCCGACAAGTATGTCGCGCTAGCGGGCCACATCCGGCGACTATGTTCGTTTGGCATCGAGCCGCGCCTCGTTATTCCTCATGTGGTTGAAGCGACGCGGCGCATCGTGGGCGCCGACTGGGGCATGTTCTTCTATACCGACGAGCACTATGCCGTGTCGGACGTATACAGTGAAAACGATACCGTCTATCAAGTTCTGCCCACCTACTTTGCCGAAGTCCACAACACCGAAAAACAGGAAGTGCTCGGCGTCACGTTCTCGGATGCGATGCGCCGCGGCCGCGGATTCGAAAACAGCGCCCGTTACGACGCCGCGCTGCTGAAGAGTGCAATGTATGCCGAGCTGTGGCGGCCGGTCAGCATGCGGCATTGTCTCGAGCTAACGGCGACCGATGGCGCCCGTGGCTGGGGAAGCCTGAAATTGTGCCGCGCGCCCGGCGGTCGCCCGTTCTCGGAAAAGAATCATCGGGACATCGAGCCCTTCGCGCGACATATCGCTCATGCGCTTTCGTGCCCGATACATCCGCCGTCGCGCGAAGCGGAAGGCTGCCAGTCAGCGATCATGGTCGTCGACAACACCGGGAAGCTCTTGCTGCAGAGCGAGGACAGCACCAGAATGCTGGCGCTCGCATCCGGCGAACCGCTTGCGTTCTATCGTCGCGACTGCTTTCCGAACTGGCTTGCGCCGCTGCTGACGAATGTCAATCGCATCTGGTGCGGCCTCCCGGTGGCACCCGCCACGATGGAACGCCGCAATGCGGCCGGCCGCTTCCGATTCAAGGCGTATCGCTTTGCACACGCGAGCGAGATGCACTGCGAACAGGCGATCGTGATCTACATCGAGCATTTCCTCCCGCACGAACTGGAAATCGAGCGACTCGGCTTCGAGTTCGGTCTGACGGAACGACAACGGCAGCTCTGTTCGCTACTCGTTCTCGGCCACTCGCAAACCGCAATAGCGCGCTGCCTCTCGCTGCACGACAGCACCGTCGTCGATCATGTGCGAAAGATCTACCGCAAGCTCAACGTCCACAACCACGACGAATTGCGCAGCGTCTTTCGCCTTGGCCGGCACGATTAGCGTCGCATGTCGTGTCGCGTCGAAAGTGCAGTCGCCACCGGGCGGCACGGCACCTTCCCGCTAACCATCGAGCAATGCCGGTGCATTGCGGTCGGCGCAAGGCGCTCTGCCCCGCGAGCCTTCCGGGCGGTACTGTCCGAACTTGATTCGATGAAGACTCGAGCACGTATGCGCAGCGCTCGTGGCTGCCCGGCATGTCGAGCGCGCCGCAGCCGATCATGGTGACAATGGCCGAGTTCAATCCGCCCGAAATGCGGGTTACGCGACGCAACCGAGGTCAGCGCAATGCGATGCAAAGCGCTGACCGACGTGGGCTCGTTTTGCGGGACACAATCGCATGTCTGCAGTCGACTCGTTCAACACCACCGACGATGAAGTCGGCGCGGCGTTGCTCGCCTTCATACAAGCGAGCCGATAGCGCTTGAACAGGCTCAAGCCGCCGACTCGCAGGTGTCATGCCGCGAGTCGGTTTTCTTTTTTCGACATCGATGGGGAACGACAAAGTTCGACCGCGTTGCGGCGGTTGAACCTCGCGGGCATCAACCGTAGACGGGGAACCGCTGGGTCAGCTCGGCGACCTGCCCGCGCACGCGCTCGAGGGTGGCGGCATCTTCCGGGCTTTCGAGGACATCGGCGATCAGGTTGCCGACGAATTCGGCTTCCTTCACGCCGAAGCCGCGCGTCGTCATTGCCGGCGAGCCCAGACGGATGCCGCTCGTCACGAACGGCTTTTCCGGATCGTTCGGGATCGCGTTCTTGTTCACCGTGATGTGCGCCGCGCCCAGCGCCGCTTCCGCCGCCTTGCCCGTAATCTTCTTCGCGCGCAGGTCCACCAGCATCACATGGCTTTCCGTGCGGCCCGACACGATCCGCAGCCCGCGCTTCACCAGCGTTTCAGCCAGCACCCGCGCGTTCTCCGCCACCTTCTCCTGGTACGCCTTGAACTCCGGCGACAGCGCTTCCTTGAACGCCACCGCCTTCGCCGCGATCACGTGCATCAGCGGGCCGCCCTGGATGCCCGGGAAGATCGCCGAGTTGATCGGCTTCTCGTACTCGGCCTTCATCAGGATCACGCCGCCGCGCGGGCCGCGCAGGCTCTTGTGCGTCGTCGTCGTCACGAAATCCGCGTGCGGCACCGGGTTCGGGTACACGCCCGCCGCGATCAGCCCCGCGTAGTGCGCCATGTCGACCATCAGGTACGCGCCCACCGACTTCGCGATCTGCGCCATACGCTCGAAGTCGATCTTCAGCGAGAACGCCGACGCGCCCGCGACGATCAGCTTCGGCTTGTGTTCCTGCGCGAGCTTCTCGGCCGCGTCGTAGTCGATGTCTTCGTTCTCGTTCAGGCCGTAGCTGACCACGTTGAACCACTTGCCCGACATGTTCACCGGCGAGCCGTGCGTCAGGTGACCACCGTGCGCGAGGCTCATGCCCATGATCGTGTCGCCCGGCTTGAGCATCGCGAAGAACACGCCCTGGTTCGCCTGCGAACCCGAGTTCGGCTGCACGT comes from Burkholderia pyrrocinia and encodes:
- a CDS encoding amino acid permease; translated protein: MDTKFQPDSGTDSDVSLLHKMGYAQELSRRMSGFSNFAVSFSVICILSGGITAFQLAFSATGGASVGLGWPLGSLFALIVAVSMSQIASAFPTAGGLYHWGAILGGKKWGWMTAWLNLIGLIFVIAAINFGTYDPFFKTLIAPMFGVSPDHLTWWHQTAFIALITISQAILNARGIRIASKITDLSGYLIFVVTIALVVSLLYYSPVAFDPHRLVTFTNFTGVDGGAWPKQATPLAFLSGLLLVTYTITGFDASAHTSEETHDAARNVPRGIIGSVFWSAVFGYVMVCAFVLVMPDLTAGMKQGTGFFEAILAPIPKTLRVCLELAMFFINYVCGLAAIMSTSRMVYAFARDGGLPASKLLRSVNHAHRTPGPAIWTCAVLAIVVTLYGDAFSVLSAGSAVFLFISYAMPIGSGMLAEGRTWTEKGPFQLGIWSKPCALLALVGACVLAYVGIQPPNEKVLYVLVGFVAALMVIWYGFGVRNTFAGPPVLKDTRNLDRIRELEANVDPSV
- a CDS encoding DUF4148 domain-containing protein, with amino-acid sequence MKTMYKAALVAVCMLGAAGLARAAGGADEGPGTPSDAAISATAVGSMPSAGSQAGGPAAITRAQVKEELIRARKSGELDRLDQFYGGGQ
- a CDS encoding helix-turn-helix transcriptional regulator, which codes for MSDKYVALAGHIRRLCSFGIEPRLVIPHVVEATRRIVGADWGMFFYTDEHYAVSDVYSENDTVYQVLPTYFAEVHNTEKQEVLGVTFSDAMRRGRGFENSARYDAALLKSAMYAELWRPVSMRHCLELTATDGARGWGSLKLCRAPGGRPFSEKNHRDIEPFARHIAHALSCPIHPPSREAEGCQSAIMVVDNTGKLLLQSEDSTRMLALASGEPLAFYRRDCFPNWLAPLLTNVNRIWCGLPVAPATMERRNAAGRFRFKAYRFAHASEMHCEQAIVIYIEHFLPHELEIERLGFEFGLTERQRQLCSLLVLGHSQTAIARCLSLHDSTVVDHVRKIYRKLNVHNHDELRSVFRLGRHD
- the glyA gene encoding serine hydroxymethyltransferase encodes the protein MFNRTTSTVANVDPELWTAIQDENRRQEDHIELIASENYTSPAVMAAQGSQLTNKYAEGYPGKRYYGGCEYVDVVEQLAIDRVKQLFGAEAANVQPNSGSQANQGVFFAMLKPGDTIMGMSLAHGGHLTHGSPVNMSGKWFNVVSYGLNENEDIDYDAAEKLAQEHKPKLIVAGASAFSLKIDFERMAQIAKSVGAYLMVDMAHYAGLIAAGVYPNPVPHADFVTTTTHKSLRGPRGGVILMKAEYEKPINSAIFPGIQGGPLMHVIAAKAVAFKEALSPEFKAYQEKVAENARVLAETLVKRGLRIVSGRTESHVMLVDLRAKKITGKAAEAALGAAHITVNKNAIPNDPEKPFVTSGIRLGSPAMTTRGFGVKEAEFVGNLIADVLESPEDAATLERVRGQVAELTQRFPVYG